One region of Mycobacterium riyadhense genomic DNA includes:
- a CDS encoding phosphodiesterase, whose protein sequence is MHRLRAAEHPRPDYVLLHISDTHLIAGDRPLYGAVNADDRLGDLLQQLNHSGLRPDAIVFTGDLADKGEPEAYRKLRDLVEPFAAELGAELVWVMGNHDNRAEMRKFLLDEAPSMAPLDCVRMIDGLRVITLDTSVPGHHHGEVSAAQLDWLARELATSAPDGTILALHHPPIPSVLDMAVTVELRDQASLGRVLKGSDVRAILAGHLHYSTNATFVGIPVSVASATCYTQDLTVATGGTRGRDGAQGCNLVHVYQDTVVHSVIPLGGGQTVGTFVSPAQAKRNITDSGIFIEPSRRDSLFKHPPLVLTRSAPQSSAG, encoded by the coding sequence GTGCACAGACTTAGGGCCGCGGAGCATCCGCGGCCGGATTACGTTCTCCTACATATCAGCGACACTCATCTCATCGCAGGGGATCGCCCGCTTTACGGAGCGGTAAATGCCGACGATCGGCTTGGCGACCTGCTTCAACAGTTAAATCACTCCGGGCTCCGTCCCGATGCGATCGTCTTCACCGGCGATCTGGCCGACAAGGGCGAGCCGGAGGCATATCGCAAGCTTCGCGACCTGGTTGAGCCGTTCGCCGCCGAGCTGGGTGCCGAGCTCGTCTGGGTGATGGGCAACCATGACAACCGTGCGGAAATGCGCAAGTTCCTGCTCGACGAGGCGCCTTCGATGGCGCCGCTGGACTGCGTGCGGATGATCGACGGCCTGCGCGTCATCACGTTGGACACCTCGGTGCCGGGACATCATCACGGCGAAGTCAGCGCGGCGCAACTGGACTGGCTAGCCCGAGAATTGGCGACATCAGCGCCGGACGGCACCATTTTGGCGCTGCATCATCCGCCGATTCCGAGTGTGTTGGACATGGCCGTCACCGTGGAGCTGCGCGATCAGGCCTCCCTGGGTCGGGTGCTCAAGGGAAGCGACGTGCGCGCCATTTTGGCCGGGCACCTGCACTACTCCACGAATGCGACCTTCGTCGGGATTCCGGTGTCGGTGGCGTCGGCTACGTGCTACACGCAGGATCTCACGGTTGCCACTGGAGGAACGCGCGGCCGAGACGGCGCTCAGGGCTGCAACCTGGTACACGTCTACCAAGACACCGTCGTGCACTCGGTGATTCCGCTTGGTGGCGGACAAACTGTGGGCACGTTTGTTTCGCCCGCGCAAGCCAAACGCAACATCACCGACAGCGGCATATTCATCGAGCCGTCGCGGCGCGATTCACTGTTCAAGCACCCTCCGCTGGTGCTGACACGGTCGGCACCGCAAAGTTCGGCCGGCTGA
- a CDS encoding MCE family protein, with protein MERRRLRSRPPYRTIGLIALMVLLLAGTALYWQFRGNFTPKTKLTMRAPRAGLVTDPGAKVTYNGVQIGRVASISEIAPDGVPMAQLVLDVDPKYLSSIPTNVVGEIKATTVFGNKYVSLKSPENPAPQHVTSSTTIDATRVTTEFNTLFQTLTSIAEKVDPVKVNLTLSAAAQALSGLGDKFGTALLNGNVTLDEVNPRMPQVRHDIAQLAALGDIYAYAAPDLWDALNHAVPTAQSVNRQRDDLDAALLAAAGLGNTGSDVFGRAGPYLARGAADLVPTGQLLDEYSPEIVCTIRNYDEVAPRIRKALGFNGYALGAASSGAISGAPNPYIWPENLPRMNAHGGPGGRPGCWQKITRDLWPAPFLVMDVGVSLAPYNHFEVGSPVVNDYVWGRQVGDNTINP; from the coding sequence ATGGAGCGTCGCCGTCTGCGAAGTCGGCCACCGTACCGAACCATCGGGCTGATTGCGCTGATGGTGTTGCTGCTCGCCGGTACGGCGTTGTACTGGCAGTTTCGGGGGAACTTCACCCCGAAGACGAAATTGACGATGAGAGCTCCGCGGGCTGGTTTGGTGACGGATCCGGGCGCGAAGGTCACCTACAACGGCGTGCAGATCGGCCGGGTGGCCAGCATTTCGGAGATTGCGCCCGACGGCGTGCCAATGGCTCAACTGGTGCTGGATGTGGATCCGAAGTACCTCAGCTCGATTCCGACCAATGTGGTCGGCGAAATCAAGGCCACCACCGTCTTCGGCAACAAATATGTGTCCCTGAAATCCCCGGAAAACCCTGCACCACAACACGTCACATCGTCGACGACGATCGATGCGACAAGGGTGACAACGGAGTTCAATACGTTGTTCCAGACGCTGACCTCGATCGCCGAGAAAGTCGATCCGGTCAAGGTCAATTTGACGCTCAGCGCGGCCGCTCAGGCCCTCAGCGGGCTGGGCGACAAGTTCGGCACCGCCCTGCTTAACGGCAACGTGACCCTTGATGAAGTGAACCCGCGGATGCCGCAAGTCCGCCACGACATAGCGCAGCTAGCGGCTCTGGGCGACATCTACGCCTACGCCGCACCCGACCTGTGGGATGCGCTGAACCACGCGGTGCCCACGGCACAGTCCGTCAACCGCCAGCGGGATGATTTGGACGCGGCGTTGCTGGCGGCGGCCGGATTGGGCAATACCGGCTCCGATGTCTTCGGGCGGGCCGGGCCATATCTGGCGCGGGGGGCGGCCGATCTCGTTCCCACCGGCCAGCTGCTGGACGAGTACAGTCCCGAGATTGTCTGCACCATCCGCAACTACGACGAAGTGGCGCCTAGGATACGCAAGGCACTCGGCTTTAACGGATATGCGCTGGGGGCAGCCTCGTCGGGCGCCATCTCGGGCGCGCCTAATCCTTATATATGGCCGGAAAACTTGCCCCGGATGAACGCACATGGGGGACCCGGTGGGCGACCAGGATGCTGGCAAAAGATCACTCGCGACTTGTGGCCCGCTCCGTTTCTGGTAATGGACGTCGGCGTGAGCTTGGCACCGTACAACCACTTTGAAGTCGGTTCACCGGTCGTCAACGACTACGTGTGGGGCCGCCAGGTAGGCGACAACACCATCAATCCCTGA
- a CDS encoding stealth family protein, which yields MPKLMSRDGGRPAMNPIIVTRRGKIARLESSLTPHEAQIEDLVFLRKVLNKADIPFLLIRNHKNRPVLAINIELRPALERALGAACAAEPMYAKTIDERGLSPVLVATGGLSRLVDPRIVRLYRRRIAPGGFRYGPAFGVELQFWVFEETLIRCPVENSLTRKVLPRTELVPTSVKLYGYKWATIEGMFTPHASDVTFDIDLVFSWVDGSDPEFRARRAAQMSQVVVGEGDDAEARIRQIDELKYALRSVNMFAPWIRRIFIATDSLPPPWLAEHPKITIVRAEDHFSDRAALPTYNSHAVESQLHNIADLSEHFLYSNDDMFFGRPLKASMFFSPGGVTRFIEAKTRIGLGANDPTRSGFENAARVNRELLFERFGQVITRHLEHTAVPLRKSVLIEMEREFPEEFARTQASAFRSGTDISVTNSFYHYYALMTGRAVQQEKARVRYVDTTSYAGLNLLPELRKRRGYDFFCLNDGSFPEVPAAERAERVVNFLERYFPIPAPWEKVAADVSRPNFAVPTVSAPAEGA from the coding sequence ATGCCCAAGCTCATGTCGCGCGACGGCGGTCGGCCCGCCATGAATCCCATCATCGTCACCCGGCGCGGCAAGATCGCGCGTCTGGAATCCAGCCTGACCCCGCATGAGGCACAGATCGAGGATCTGGTGTTTCTACGAAAGGTCTTGAACAAGGCCGATATTCCGTTTCTGCTGATCCGCAACCACAAGAACCGGCCGGTGCTCGCGATCAACATCGAGCTGCGCCCAGCGTTAGAGCGTGCGCTGGGCGCCGCCTGCGCCGCGGAACCGATGTACGCCAAAACCATTGATGAACGCGGCCTTTCCCCGGTTCTGGTGGCCACCGGTGGGCTCTCTCGGCTGGTCGACCCGCGCATCGTGCGGTTGTATCGACGACGGATTGCGCCTGGAGGATTTCGCTACGGGCCAGCGTTCGGGGTGGAGCTCCAATTTTGGGTGTTCGAGGAGACCTTGATCCGCTGCCCGGTGGAAAACTCGCTTACCCGCAAGGTGCTGCCACGCACTGAGCTAGTCCCGACAAGCGTCAAGCTGTACGGGTACAAGTGGGCCACCATCGAGGGGATGTTCACGCCGCACGCCAGCGACGTGACATTCGATATCGACCTGGTGTTCTCCTGGGTCGACGGCAGTGATCCGGAGTTCCGTGCGCGGCGCGCGGCGCAAATGTCGCAAGTCGTGGTCGGTGAAGGCGACGACGCCGAAGCGCGGATCCGGCAGATCGACGAGTTGAAATACGCACTGCGTTCGGTAAATATGTTTGCTCCGTGGATCCGCCGCATCTTCATTGCGACGGATTCGTTGCCGCCGCCATGGTTGGCCGAGCACCCCAAAATCACCATTGTGCGCGCCGAGGACCACTTTTCCGATCGTGCCGCGTTACCCACCTACAACTCGCATGCGGTGGAAAGTCAGCTGCACAACATCGCCGATCTCAGCGAGCATTTCCTGTACTCCAATGACGACATGTTCTTTGGCCGACCGCTCAAGGCCAGCATGTTCTTCTCTCCGGGAGGTGTCACCCGGTTCATCGAAGCCAAGACCCGGATCGGGCTGGGCGCAAACGATCCCACGCGCAGTGGCTTCGAGAATGCGGCCCGGGTGAACCGCGAGTTGCTGTTCGAGCGGTTCGGGCAGGTCATTACCCGCCATCTCGAGCACACCGCGGTGCCGTTGCGCAAGAGCGTGCTGATCGAGATGGAGCGAGAATTCCCAGAAGAATTCGCCCGCACTCAGGCCAGTGCGTTCCGGTCGGGCACCGACATCTCGGTGACCAACTCGTTCTATCACTACTACGCGCTGATGACCGGACGCGCCGTCCAACAGGAGAAGGCCAGAGTCCGCTACGTAGACACCACCAGCTACGCGGGCTTGAATCTGCTTCCTGAGTTACGGAAGCGACGCGGTTACGACTTCTTCTGTCTCAACGACGGTAGCTTTCCCGAAGTCCCAGCCGCCGAGCGTGCCGAACGGGTTGTCAACTTCTTGGAGCGCTACTTTCCGATACCGGCGCCGTGGGAGAAAGTCGCCGCGGACGTCAGCCGGCCGAACTTTGCGGTGCCGACCGTGTCAGCACCAGCGGAGGGTGCTTGA
- a CDS encoding haloacid dehalogenase-like hydrolase — protein sequence MRTLVAVIGGLLALTGCTDGRPGATRPGPGCPILAADPGWYGDNRDRIDAMIRQLGTCGKAGSVTNGAPLALFDWDNTMVRNDIGNATFFWMVRNSKIRQPANRDWTTTSAYLTPRAAASLAAACGELADPGQPLPTGANAGCADELVSVYTNRETRSGATAFGNFNHRRMQPSDAWAAQLLAGWSETEVTGFAAAARQENLDAPEKAEQTVGTSHQIGWVRYYAQMRDLVATLQANGFDVRVVSASAEPIVRLWAADVGIAADRVMGVRTVYDGDVLTARLATCGGEPSIPYNEGKRCRVNEQVFGVPDAAAFQQLPQGRRQAFGAGDSDGDVTFISDATALRLVLNRNQIELMCRAYANSDGRWLVNPTFIQALPMSPPYPCATQGFDEPDGGQGPLLQPDGSIVPDQPDRVY from the coding sequence TTGCGGACGCTCGTTGCTGTGATTGGTGGCCTCCTGGCGCTCACGGGATGCACCGACGGACGTCCAGGTGCAACCAGGCCCGGCCCCGGATGCCCGATCCTGGCCGCCGATCCCGGATGGTATGGCGATAATCGAGACCGGATTGACGCCATGATTAGGCAACTGGGCACCTGCGGTAAGGCCGGATCCGTCACCAACGGCGCCCCTTTGGCGTTGTTCGACTGGGACAACACGATGGTGCGAAACGACATCGGCAACGCGACATTCTTCTGGATGGTGCGCAACTCCAAAATCCGTCAACCCGCCAACCGGGACTGGACCACCACCAGCGCATACCTCACACCGCGAGCCGCCGCTTCGCTGGCCGCCGCCTGTGGCGAACTCGCCGATCCCGGCCAGCCGTTGCCCACCGGCGCCAACGCTGGATGTGCGGACGAGCTGGTGTCGGTCTACACCAACCGCGAGACCCGCTCAGGGGCAACAGCATTCGGCAACTTCAATCATCGCCGCATGCAGCCCTCCGATGCCTGGGCAGCGCAACTGCTGGCCGGCTGGAGCGAGACGGAGGTAACCGGATTCGCCGCTGCGGCCCGCCAGGAGAATCTGGACGCCCCCGAGAAGGCCGAGCAGACGGTTGGCACATCCCACCAGATCGGCTGGGTGCGTTACTACGCACAGATGCGAGATCTCGTCGCAACCCTGCAGGCCAATGGATTCGACGTGCGTGTCGTCTCCGCCTCGGCCGAGCCGATCGTCCGGCTCTGGGCCGCTGACGTCGGTATCGCCGCCGACCGCGTGATGGGTGTTCGCACCGTATACGACGGCGACGTCCTGACGGCGCGCCTAGCGACGTGCGGCGGTGAGCCATCGATCCCCTACAACGAAGGCAAGCGCTGCCGGGTCAATGAGCAGGTGTTCGGCGTGCCCGACGCGGCGGCATTCCAGCAACTGCCACAGGGTCGGCGCCAGGCGTTCGGCGCTGGCGACTCCGACGGCGATGTGACCTTCATCTCGGACGCCACCGCATTGCGGCTGGTTCTCAATCGCAACCAGATCGAGCTGATGTGCCGGGCCTACGCCAACTCCGACGGCCGGTGGCTGGTCAACCCGACATTCATCCAGGCGCTTCCGATGAGCCCGCCGTATCCGTGTGCTACCCAGGGTTTCGACGAGCCCGACGGCGGCCAGGGACCGCTGTTGCAACCCGACGGCAGCATCGTCCCCGACCAGCCCGACCGGGTATACTGA
- a CDS encoding sterol carrier family protein, giving the protein MGTRNKTDPATTRQSVLAIADWLRDEKSPAPDRDALATAVRLTARSLAALAPGASVEVRIPPFVAVQCVFGPRHTRGTPPNVVETDPRTWLLLATGLLRLAEATQTGALTLSGSRAREIQHWLPLVDLT; this is encoded by the coding sequence ATGGGCACCCGCAATAAGACCGATCCGGCAACCACTCGCCAGTCCGTGTTGGCAATCGCGGACTGGCTGCGCGACGAAAAGTCTCCGGCGCCCGACCGGGACGCTCTGGCGACGGCGGTGCGGCTCACCGCGCGCAGTCTCGCTGCGCTGGCCCCCGGCGCCAGCGTGGAAGTCCGAATTCCGCCGTTTGTCGCGGTGCAGTGCGTGTTCGGGCCAAGGCACACCCGCGGCACCCCGCCCAATGTCGTGGAAACCGATCCGCGGACGTGGCTGTTGCTAGCCACCGGCCTGCTGCGGCTGGCTGAGGCGACGCAGACGGGGGCGTTGACCCTTTCCGGGTCCCGAGCCCGCGAAATCCAGCATTGGTTGCCGCTTGTGGATCTGACCTGA
- the purL gene encoding phosphoribosylformylglycinamidine synthase subunit PurL: MIDTVDHAATTPDQPQPFHELGLKDDEYQRIRDILGRRPTDTELAMYSVMWSEHCSYKSSKVHLRYFGETTTDEMRASMLAGIGENAGVVDIGDGWAVTFKVESHNHPSYVEPYQGAATGVGGIVRDIMAMGARPVAVMDQLRFGAADAPDTRRVVDGVVRGIGGYGNSLGLPNIGGETVFDACYAGNPLVNAMCVGVLRQEDLHLAFASGTGNKIILFGARTGLDGIGGVSVLASDTFGAEDSSGAARKKLPSVQVGDPFMEKVLIECCLELYAGGLVIGIQDLGGAGLSCATSELASAGDGGMAIQLDTVPLRAKEMTPAEVLCSESQERMCAVVAPENVDAFMAVCRKWEVLATVIGEVTDGDRLRITWHGETVVDVPPRTVAHEGPVYQRPVARPENQDALNADRSTGLPRPKTGDELRATLIALLGSPHLCSRAFITEQYDRYVRGNTVLAEHADGGMLRVDESTGRGIAVSTDASGRYTLLDPYAGAQLALAEAYRNVAVTGATPVAVTNCLNFGSPEDPGVMWQFAQAVRGLADGCAALGIPVTGGNVSFYNQTGSAAILPTPVVGVLGVIDDVARRIPTAFGTEPGETLMLLGDTRDEFDGSIWAQVTADHLGGLPPTVDLAREKLLADVLSSASRDGLVSAAHDLSEGGLAQAIVESALAGETGCRIVLPEDADPFVLLFSESAGRVLVAVPRTEESRFRAMCEARGLPAARIGVVDQASDEIEVQDLFTVSLAELRETSEVVLPRLFG, encoded by the coding sequence GTGATTGACACCGTCGACCACGCCGCCACCACCCCCGACCAACCGCAACCATTTCACGAGCTGGGCCTCAAAGACGACGAGTACCAGCGGATTCGCGACATCCTGGGACGCCGGCCCACCGACACCGAGCTGGCGATGTACTCGGTGATGTGGAGCGAGCACTGTTCGTACAAGTCGTCCAAGGTCCACCTGCGCTACTTCGGTGAGACCACCACCGATGAGATGCGCGCCAGCATGCTGGCGGGGATCGGCGAGAACGCCGGCGTCGTCGACATCGGCGACGGCTGGGCCGTCACCTTCAAGGTGGAATCGCACAACCACCCGTCCTACGTCGAGCCCTACCAAGGCGCAGCCACCGGCGTCGGCGGCATCGTCCGCGACATCATGGCCATGGGTGCGCGACCGGTGGCCGTCATGGACCAACTGCGATTCGGCGCCGCCGACGCTCCCGATACCCGCCGGGTGGTCGACGGCGTAGTCCGCGGCATCGGCGGCTATGGCAACTCACTGGGCCTGCCCAACATCGGCGGCGAGACCGTCTTCGACGCGTGCTACGCCGGCAACCCGTTGGTCAACGCGATGTGCGTGGGGGTACTGCGCCAGGAGGATCTGCATTTGGCGTTCGCCTCAGGCACCGGCAACAAGATCATCCTGTTCGGCGCGCGCACCGGGTTGGACGGCATCGGTGGGGTGTCGGTGTTGGCCTCGGACACCTTTGGCGCTGAAGACAGCAGCGGAGCGGCCCGCAAGAAGCTGCCGTCGGTCCAAGTTGGCGACCCCTTCATGGAGAAGGTGCTCATCGAATGCTGTCTGGAGCTTTACGCTGGGGGCCTGGTGATCGGCATCCAGGATCTGGGGGGAGCCGGATTATCCTGCGCCACATCGGAGTTGGCATCTGCCGGCGACGGTGGCATGGCGATCCAGCTTGATACCGTGCCGTTGCGGGCCAAGGAGATGACTCCCGCCGAGGTACTCTGCAGCGAGTCGCAGGAGCGGATGTGTGCGGTGGTCGCTCCGGAAAACGTCGACGCCTTCATGGCGGTGTGCCGCAAGTGGGAGGTGCTGGCCACTGTGATCGGCGAGGTCACCGACGGTGACCGGTTGCGGATCACCTGGCATGGCGAGACCGTCGTCGACGTGCCGCCGCGGACCGTTGCCCACGAAGGGCCGGTGTACCAACGCCCGGTCGCCCGTCCGGAGAACCAGGACGCGTTGAACGCGGACCGCTCCACCGGTCTGCCACGGCCCAAGACCGGGGACGAGTTGCGCGCGACTTTGATTGCGCTGCTGGGCAGTCCGCACCTATGTAGCCGTGCGTTCATCACCGAGCAATACGACAGGTATGTGCGCGGCAACACCGTGCTGGCCGAGCATGCGGACGGCGGCATGCTGCGCGTCGACGAGTCCACCGGCCGCGGCATCGCGGTGTCGACCGACGCGTCGGGTCGCTACACCCTGTTGGATCCTTACGCGGGTGCCCAACTCGCGCTGGCCGAGGCGTACCGCAACGTCGCCGTGACCGGCGCCACCCCGGTCGCGGTCACCAACTGTCTCAACTTCGGTTCACCCGAAGATCCCGGTGTGATGTGGCAATTCGCGCAGGCGGTGCGTGGGCTGGCCGATGGCTGTGCAGCCCTTGGGATTCCGGTGACTGGCGGCAACGTCAGCTTCTACAACCAAACCGGGTCGGCGGCGATCCTGCCCACGCCAGTGGTCGGCGTGCTCGGCGTTATCGATGACGTCGCCCGACGCATTCCCACGGCATTCGGCACCGAGCCGGGCGAAACCCTGATGCTGCTGGGCGACACTCGCGACGAATTCGATGGCTCCATCTGGGCGCAGGTGACCGCCGACCATCTGGGCGGGCTGCCGCCCACGGTGGACCTGGCGCGCGAGAAGCTACTGGCAGACGTGTTGAGCTCGGCATCACGAGATGGATTGGTATCTGCCGCGCATGACCTGTCCGAAGGCGGCCTGGCCCAAGCGATTGTGGAATCGGCGCTGGCGGGTGAAACCGGTTGCCGCATAGTGCTGCCCGAGGATGCCGATCCGTTTGTACTGCTGTTCTCCGAATCGGCGGGTCGGGTTTTGGTAGCCGTGCCACGCACCGAGGAAAGCCGGTTCCGTGCGATGTGTGAGGCGCGGGGATTGCCCGCGGCCCGCATCGGTGTCGTCGACCAGGCATCGGATGAGATCGAGGTTCAGGATCTGTTCACCGTTTCCCTGGCCGAGCTGCGCGAGACGTCCGAGGTGGTCTTGCCGCGCTTATTCGGATAG